AGTTCTCTCACCTGCCTTCTTCCATATCAATATTTGAACTTTCCTTCCCCACAAGAGGTCGATGTGATTAATGTCTTGAGCCATCGGTTAATTACCGTCTTATTTACTATAATTATTGGCTGTTGAAATGAACGCTGAGCCGGTTGTCTTGGGGATGTCTGATCCCAGCGCTCTTACTCACACTTCTAATTAAAACTCATCAAAACATCATTATTTTGTGACTTGTTTGTGGAAACTGGGAGAATGGTTGATAATTCCCATTTATGCAGCTCTAATTACTGATGCAGCCACTTAAGCTCATGGGCTGGGGAGGGCATGAGGATTGGTGGTGCTGAGATAGTTGTAGGGTTAGCATAAAcccataaaacagaaaactactTTTAGCTCCTAACTCTTGTGTTGAAAGAATTGATTTTTGCAGATAACAATCTcgaaaaaaaacaatgtgtttgGGTCTGAAATGTCTTTCTGAACtcagaaggaagaaaaatggAGGGAGAAAGGAGTTGATATCTCAACAGATGCCCTCGCATTTTTTCATTAGTGAGCAGGCAGATGCCTCGGTGTAGTTGGCATCAGCGTCCTAATCCTCAAGAGTAAAAGAAGATGTGCATTAGTGGTCATAAGCCAACCAGATTTGTCCCCATTATTCATGACGATTAATTGCTTCCCGGTCCTCGCAGCCTTTCCCAGGAAGACGTCTCCGCTGCAGATTGTAACGTGAACGCAGGACTTAAAGCTGTCACTCAAACCTGGCTGTGACCTTTCGGAAGaaaaggcctttttttttttttttttttttttccagacagtTTGCAGGAGTCGACTGTATGAAGGTTAATCTGTGTGTGTACTTCTATCCTTGTGAGAACCAACCCCAGCAAGAATATTTAAGCTTGGTGCAACCTGACACTGTGTTACACTGTCAGACACAAAAGACAGCACCTAATAGTAACTAAATGCTCTTACACTGGGAAACAAAACCTGTTTGCTAAAAATATCTACAGGCAGACTGAAGAGTTTTTGATCTAATCTTTGTCCACCGGTGACATGCAGATGCTAACTTCAGAAATTAGAAGCAGGTACAACTGATGATGAAGATCATGTGATGtgatttaagctctctgataaCAATGTAAATGTATAACTGAGAGTATATCAATCCATCTTTTTATATTAACATTGCATCAAGTTAcctttagcttagcttagcatctACTCAATACTGCTACTTTACTTTTGTTGATAAAGTAGCTCTGCGGTTTATAAAACACCAGGTGCATGCCAACATCACTGCTGCTGAATTTACTGAAAGGCTTATATGTAGTCTCCctttttacttaattaaatcaccatgaaacacattttaatattagGCAAATGTGTGTTTGATTGAGAAGAACCACTGCCTGTCATCCTGTTATTAGCTTAACAGAAAGACAATGTTTAACCTGTATTAGGTAGCTGCATATTTAAAACACAGGCACTGTGGTATGAAcaattcttttttaataaagagtTCATGTTACACTCGCAGGCTAATTCATTAAGTACACTACTATTTAACACAAACATCTAACCAgacaatcacatggcagcagcttaATAAATTTAGTCATGTAggcgtggtgaagacgactttgaagttcaaactgaacatcagaatgaagaagaaagaggattaaAGTGACGttaacatggcatggttgttggtctgagtatttactgggactTTCATActcaaccatctctagggtttacagagaatggcctgaagaagagaaaatatccagtgagcagcagatgtctggaccagaatgtcttgttgatgtcagaggtcagaggagaatgggcagactggttggagatgatagaaagacaacaggaagtcagaaaAGCACTGGTTCTAACCAAgttctgcagaatagcatctctgaactcACAACACGTCCAttcttgaagcagatgggctacagcagcagaagaccacaccgggtgtctcctgtcagctaagaacaggaaactgaggctacaattcacacacactcaccaacactggacaatagaagatggagaaatgttgctggtctgatgagtctccatttcagctccactttcagatgctaggctcagaatttggtggaaacataatgaaaacatggatccatcctgccttgttgcAACCGGGTGACCTGGTGAGTCTATATATTTTGAGTTTATccctttgttttgttatttgttccatttttttaacatctaaaaGATGTCCACAATTACAAAATCCAGTCCAAAGTCAGGTACTCTTTCCAACAAAATAGACATGTGACACATAGACAAATATGCAATAAACTGACTCAAACACCATGTTTGTATTCCAGTAGTTTTTATTCTCCTCACTTTTCTTACTAAAATCACTACATCAGTTTTTTTGCATAATATTTGGCAAGATTGACAAACATCAGAGAAAAAACGAGCAACCACCTTCCACTCTACCATTTTTGAAGTTAGAGCAGACTGGTCCTTTCAGTAGGGACGCTTTAAAAAGATAGGAGCTAAAATATAAGAGGTGCTCCATGACTTTGTAAtgcataacaatttttttttctttgttatgttCTATTTTTATAAAAGTAGACCATGTAACCCTTTTCTgatatataacatataacacaTACAACTAGAAATAGCTACTACAATAATACTACTCTTTTGTTTTGAAACACAACATCATTATTTTAGAGGATGACTTGTGAATGTTTTCTCCATATTTTGCTCCATCACACTTCTCCACTTTTGACCCACTTTaagaaaaaagcacaaaacacaaaaaccactGAGCAATCAGCGGCTTGTTTCTCGTTCACCTGCGGACTGTaacagggctgctgctgaggaacGCGACTCTTTTTGAGCCTGTTTGAAGCTTTAACTTCATCCAAACAAGACCATCAAACTTCAGGAATTAAATCGTATTGCCCATGAGCAGTTACTGACAGGCGACAGGAAGTATTGTAGTCCAAGTCCTGTGTGATCATACAATGATGCACGCTTCAGTAACAGCTACAGGGAGGATTACCTGTGGAGTGACTGTTTGCAGCATGAGAGTTAAGAAGTCGACCACCTGCAGTTTGTGACTATAAATCATGACATGAAGGCAGTAAGGAAGGAACAGACTGTTCCTGAACATTATAATCTGTACAGCAGCGTTCTGAAGTGGGGATGAGGACGTCATGTTTGTGCACAAAGAGAGATGGACCCCAGGAAAAGATTTATTTAGCAAGGGAGGTTTAACGGATTGATTTAGGATGGCTTGAACAGAGCAGTAGATGTTTGAGGTTCAGGGATCCTGCGGTGTGGTGAGACAGGTTTCAGGGGCGGCAGCGTTGGCTCTCAGGGAAGGAATCGCATGGATGCAGTAAAGATTGAGCGTTGTATGGAGGTCAGCCTGACTCCTCCCAGCTGTGCCGGCTAACCACAGCACACGCCTCCTGTACACACCAAGCGAAGGAGAAGGAGGCACACCAGATCTTCGGGATCCATGACAATCTGTGAGGTGTCTGTGTGCAGCTTCAGACTTTCCCAGCATATAAAAGctaaatgagaaaattaaaagcattttttcccctttagtAGAATCTGGAAAAGCCACTGTTTGAACCTCTCACCAGCAGCCTCCATGCTGTTaggccacagtgctaaccaccacaccactgtgcagacctcaattaattttcttttcacaaattgtcctgaaaatttaaatatgcaCTAGAAGCACAAAACGCTCATTCCATTCCAGCTTATTGTGatcaatcaaatcaatcaaaatttaatgttaaaatatttgtaCACAATTTGTTTTGCTCTGTCACCTACAGCATGCACTAATATCTGgctaaacaattaaaaatgtgttgttttagtattcttttgtgtttttgttgtgtcaTTTCCTGGTAAGTAGTTAGAAAAATACTGCTGACTCATCCTGCACTTGGGGGCGTAAACTAATTTTGATCAAAAATTTTATCACAGACTCACAAGATTTTATATCTTCTAACAAAACCTCGATATAAGCCTCATAACTGGCGCTTTCAGGGAATGAAGGCAGAATTAACAATGAAGAACGTTGTGACCGATGATACTGGCAGtgaaatatttgcaatacaGGATTATGTATTTTGTTCCAAACAACCATTAAATGCttacatctttttattttacatcttttatcCTTTGGATGTGAAATTTTTTAtcttataaaaaaatctgtccagtattaaaatctgattaaaaagaagaaaaatccaactgaaaacatgtaAGAACTATACAACTATAGCAGAGCCTTATTCACATAAAAAATACCAAATTAGCAAGAAAACTTAAATATGATCATAACAATCGTAAaataagtaagaaaaaaaatcatgtacaaccagtttaaacatatttctttatgtaataaatgttataaaCATACATTATGTTTACATTTCGAACAATGTGTTGAACTAGAGAAGCTTAGTGAGAAATGAGTGTCATGTTGAAGGCACATCAAGGCACATTTTATACATTCATACAAGTAAATTTAAATCTGTGcacaaaacaaattattacACCATTAAAATGttgcataaacattaaaaaaagcagCAAGCATGCATGTTTACAAACCAGTGTGTCATTACACTGGCTCAATGTGCACCAGTACAGCCTTTCAGATCTCTGCACAAAAGAATAAACACTTTCATttacaaaatttaaaacatatagCATGCTATTCTACCTGCTAAAAAAATCAGTAATACATTAATAatccttttatttccttttgtaataaatttaGATGAAATCTCAAGTAAACTAGAAACAGCTGCAGTggaataaaggaataaataatcattaaaaaagcAGGTTCGAGATGCTAAAGCTGGAAACCTTGTAAACCTCAGTATCAGCTGCAGCTTGCAGGCAGTGCAATAGATCAGCTGTTTACCCTGAAATCTGCAGGAGTGTTTGAAAAGCATTTCAGATCACTAATTTCCATGGACAaatttgtatttctttgcttttctttgaagTGGTACCttctttaaactattttaatttattgctAGAAACATCCTTCTTTACTCATACTGAGTTGAATTCTTGCCTGCAGGCGGCATCAATAAAATAACTGTATCAATGTTCACATGCAACCTGGACTGTGAAGGTTTAGGCACTGCTGTTGGTAAATACGGGGAAATACTGAAAAAACTATTTTTGGGGCAGAAACAAAGATGTCATGTGGAGTTCCCAGAGGCTAACCCTATTGTAATAGCTTGCAaattccataggaaatgaatggagatggagcgacgtcgcctcctgtgtgtccagcccataagTCAGTGGTTTAGCATGAGCCTCAATAGGTGATTTTCCTTAATGTTGTAATAAATTGTTTTGGGGTTAATTTCATCAACATGAAATGCTTGACATCCATCAAACAACAAGAACATTAGCTTTCACATAGTATGTCACATTCACAACCATTAATACACAATAAATGTGCAGGAAAGAGCCGATGGCTcgttgggtttttctttgtaatgaaTCTAGaaaaaggaggggaaaaaaattaccTACCTGCACTTAACTAGCAGAACTAGCAGAGTTAGAGAGGACCTATTGTGTTTATGCttgtttttagtcatttataaTGTGGCTCAAGTTAATAATAAATGcgtgagaaaattaaattaataagatgaatatgtttaaaagaaaaatcccaaaACCACTGTCTACTTTTATCTGGAgaataaaactaacaaaaacatgacCCTCAGCAGGCTATCagaaactgaccaatcagaaggcAGTGGGCTGTAAGGGAGGGGCTCTTAAAGAGACAGGACTTGACTCGGCTCGTTTCAGACAGAGTGAACTGAGGTGCTGCATAAAGAAAAGGTACAAGATCGATAAgtaaattatttagttttgaaTAAAGCAAAACCTTTCCACTGGAGctccataaaaaaaacaaagtggaaaatgTACACAACGGGTCCACTTTAACCCTCAGCCTCCTACATGCATCTGTTCTGGCTGAGATGGCACATTCATGTTGTACACGACAAAAGTCGCATATTTTAGATAAACGACAGAACTACATCCAAAAAGTGAAGTGCATCCATTAAATTACAGTGTAATATGAGCTTCAAGCAGCGGCTACAAACCTTTTCCACTCTACAATTTCAGTATAAAatatttgaggaaaaaaaaagtctttaccGCTGATGCTGATTATTTTCAGCAAACAGTAGTCTCTCCAACAAATACCTTTTCTTACCAAGAAAGATTCAGGTTATTAAGGATTTCATGAATActttaaataaagtgtaaaagcTCAGTTGATCTCTGAAGACCATATTTACACAAGAATCAGTGTTTATCATGTTAAAAAGGTGTGTTTGAGAACTACAAAAATGGTGTCATGTTGGTTTTGTTATAAGGACTAAAACATTTCCAGCTGTCAGAGGCACCAGATGCTGACAGTAAATATATCTCTCTGGCTTCAATCATTCCGTACTCTTTCACCCTGAACATACTGAGGAGTGTGTTTGATTTAGACAAATTCGTCCTGCTTTGTGCTTGATTACAATATTGTCATTCAAATAGCTCCATTTgcatacgttttttttttcttttttgctatcCTATAAGATGCTGATGGTTTTGTCAGCATCAGGCTTAGACTCCACCTCCGCTTCGGTCCACCGTCACTGGTCCTCTCTCCTCCAGGGTCTCCTCAGCTGTTTTCATGAGAATGGCCAGGCGGCTGTCTGAAACTTGCCCTTTCTTCACGGCGCTCATCAGCTGGAGAGAAGAACAGTGACTTCAGAGATGTACGACTAACGTCACATTCCcgagtttaaaaaaagtataaaaaaaaaatctttagtgTTAAGGTGGGATTGTTTTCTAGTAAAAACCAGCAGACTTTTCTGGACATGTGAGAGAAATTTATCTGCAAACAGGTGAGAGAGGAAGCCTTTGTCTAATCTGACCTACTGCTTTAGACTTTACACCTTCAACTTGAAGGAACGGATGCGTCGTCTCAGGTGGTCACTGGACTCCTTTAGAGCCTGACTGATTGATCGGTTAGCAGAATAAATCGGCTGGTTATAGTCCTTTCTATAATTATGTGGAGTTTTGCCGATTAAACAGCAATAGAATTCTTAATTACTCATAAGACTGGAAATGTTAAGTGTTGGGAGTCACGGCTAATTTTAAGCCTTCTTGTACACTAATGACATTCACGCATTTATTCGGTGTgatttgagaaaataaattatgttttcatgGTAGCTTGAAGTTGCAGGATTGTTCTCAAAGGATGGACACCCTGCAGAAGAGCCTAAAGCAGGCTGCAGTGATAAGAGCTGCATAATCATGGTTGAAAAGGGAGCTGTTGTACTGTCAATATTATTTTAACCAAATTAACAGTTACagtgaacaaaaaaaatataaaaaataatatttaaagtaAGTACACTAATAGTTATGGTTACTGAGAGTTTAGCTATAGATCTAGGCTAACCAGTTCCAATCTTAGTATTTTTAGGACCTAACTTGACCTGAATGCTGTTTAAAAATCAAGTTGCGTGTGATAAATAATggaaatttagcttttttctgattctttttCATTTAGACTGCAGCTTTAAATGTGATTGGTctcattttaaggttttaaagcattttgatCTGCAATGACAGATTTTGGATTTTCCTAAAACTTCCAACGAACATTTGGGATGTTTTGTGTCTGAGCATCCCAGTTTACCAGTGTAAAGACAAATGATAGAACTTCTGAAATATTTAGGATTCACTTCTACTTATCTTGTAGACAGTAAATGGAGGTTGTTGCATGAATACATCAACACTGGTGCCATACACCATTTAAAGTATTTATGTGCTGATTATAAATGCCTTGAAGCACTAACAAAGACGCAATGTTGCCCATTGCTTTCCTTACCGCCCCCGTGTCACTTACCTGCAGGAACTCATCAATTTCAACTTGTCCGTTCTTGTTGAGGTCCACCTCATTAAGAATTTCATGGAGGGCATTTTCATCAATTTGGACATTGATGCTCTGcagacaagaaaaacaagaccTGGGGTCAATAACATGTAATGAGGACAAGCGTGTGGGAATGGAAGATGGACAAAGAGAAACCCACTTCTAAAACCCGCTGGACGTCAACAGTGGTGATGAAGCCTTTACTTTCTTTGTCAAACTTATGAAAACGCTTCTTGTACCTGTTGAACACATGAGCAGTTATTCctctttcttttacatttacagcattaatcaaaattaaaactGCACTTTTACAGCAGCAGGCAAGCAGGAAGTTAGATGTGAATCAGTAGAAACATGGGTAAGTGGGACAAAAGGTATTATAgctaaaaaaatcaaaacaaaaagaaaaaacttaaaaaaaaatacaatgagGTTACCTGACTACTTCCTGGTAGTCCAAATTGATCTCAGATGTCTTGGTGAGCTGCTCAGAACGAGACCTGTAGCCCATCTCATGGTATAAAAACTTCTTCGCTGCTTCGAGTTCCTCCTGGATTCCACATAAGAGAGAGATCAGAGATCAGACTGTGAGCAGAGGCCAGTGTCTCTTCACTTATAGATAGAGAATATGTCGCAGATCCAAAGTGTGTAATGAGGCCACTGCAACGCATTTACAAgcagttacacacatttatctTTAGCACCCTCTCTGAAAAGATGACACATCTTTATACACTGATAATAAGACATTTACTCTGTACTTTAGAGAGCCACCAGATTATCAAAGTTTTCTGTGAAACTTGGAGTAAATTCCTCAAATGTTTGCTGAAAGGTACCGTTCTCTTCTCCTGACTCCAGTCCAGCTCTTTGCCCATGATGTGAACGATGCGTGGGAGGGCTTCGTCCGCCGCCTGCACGTTGAGGAAGCCCAGGCGTGTTCGCCGAGCAATGACATCGATGGCAGTGCAGGCGTACTCCTTAATCGCGTACTGGATCTGCAAAAGGCAACACCTTTAAGAGACTCCTCATACACACTGCTGGACTGTTACCACCAGCATGGCATCCCAGTTTACCTCAGCCTCGATGTACGGGAACTCAGACACCAGCCTTTTCCCTACGATAGGCCACCTTTGCCCGGTGACCTTGGCCATTTTCGCCACGTCAAACGCCTTCCCACCGTAAGTTGCAGCGAGGTGCTGGGCAACCTGTGccagataaagataaaaacagtcttctttttttttttaataaaatacccCATTGACgggaaaaaaatgaagtgcATCAAAGGCCAcgtctttaattttatttactgtatgtgtTGTATAAATAGGTACATTTTTATGAGCTCGATTACAAATATGTAGGACGCTGTGCAAAACAGAATTGTTTCCCAATTTTTGGGCAGTTTGATGGAAATTGGTGAACTCTGCCTCtgtgaaatgctccttttatacccagtcctGTTACTGACCTGACCTGAACTAGTTCCCCaagttgtttcttttcctgGCTTTAAAAGCAGAGACAGAGCCAAAGCTGGTTTTCAGAAAGAGCAGcattaataactttgtttctggatacaagataattctaatataaggcttaaagaaagaaaatacagtaaaaacaggcatatTTCAAGCATAGTTAAAAactcatttgtaagctgtgattaatatacaaattatatatatatatttatatatattttatttttttatatattttaaaaataaatatatatatatatatatatataattaaaaaaaactatatatatatatatatatatatatacaccatcCATTGTATATAAATAAGTTATAAATGATATTTCTTTACAGTCACTTTGCTGCTTCCACAGatcagaaataattaaatctgTAATCTACACTGGCAGATGTTAATTTCTCCTCTTTGTAGATGAAAAATAAACGATGGCGCCGCTTTATCAGTGAGGTTTCATGTGTTTACACAACACACGGGGCTATTTGCTGTTCAGACGATTGGCTTGCCGATCATGTAAAAGGGCAAACGCTGTCCAAATATCAACAGTGACCTTTTAAAAGTATTCGCGAGAACACCGGCGATGCTGCGGAAGCCTCTAATGAGGACTAAGTTTACTGTAGATACTCGGCGCCTGAGCTCTTTCTCCTCATGAAACTATGTTCTGCTGTGTTTAATGAAAACGAACTGCTAATTATTGGAAAGACGGCGCGCAGCAGACAAAAGTCAATGTGCCCTTACTTTACGTCATTGATGAATTGGCCAACACTCATTGCGTTTCAACCTGAGTCGAGTCTTTTAGTGTGGTAGAAATGTCATCTTTGtaacagcagcagctttaatgtCATCTCCACTGCTGCTGGAGAAAAGAGACGAGTCTTACCGAGCTGCTTCTCAGGCCTGTTGATAGATGTCTGCGAGTGTATATTATGCAGTTATTAATCTACTGGCATCTCTTGAAAAATGAACACTATTTAATCTTTGTCTTTTACTGGCAAGGgtgttattttctcattttttcatATTAGTGCAGCCGTCTTCACAGAGTTGAAGTGAATGTAACTGAGTCCCTTTCAAAAGACTGCACTATACCAGCAACTTCAATTGATTTGAAACCTGTTGTGTATGTTACACAgcagcactttgtgctgcactTCTGCTTCAAAAGCACCATAACAGTAATAGTAACCATAATAATCTTGTGAAGCGCAGTAACTGACTGCCAACAAAGGAACTCAGGATGAAATAAGCTCAAACGAATCccttttagaaataaatgaactCAAACTCAATCACTAATGAAGCTTGGGTGATTGATGATTTGGGATCAGCAGTAAATCTCAAACTATAATCGTAATAGTCAAACTGAAACTGTAACAGAGGGATTACAGAGTGTGTGTACTAGCATTTCTAGTTGTTTAGCAACAGGTTAATTATCAATTATTAgctaattatgacgtcccatcttgtttgaattcttgcttgtgttgttcttactctcaaatgtaagtcgctttggagaaaagtgtctgctaaatgactgtagaatagaatagaatagaatagcagCACCTCGGTTGCCTTAACATTAGTCTTGGATAACAGATCTATCCAACCAGAACCTACGTTTCCCCAAAAGAAACTCAAGAGATGTGATGCCTGAGCAGAAACTGGATCTAGTCGTCTGCTTAATGTAGAAATGTCTGACCTCGTTCTCCAGGCCGTAGTCCTGCACCAGGCGGATGTAGAGAGTTGGCGTCCAGCCTTTGGCTCCCTCCAGCATTAATCCCACAGTCCTACAGGGCTCAGCTGTGAGTCCGTGGGCTTTGATGGCTGCGTCCAGAGTCTCCTCAGCCATGGACCTGTAGGTAGTCCACTTCCCGCCTGAACACACAGAGCGTAGCATGAGAATCACAGATGGAGAATCACTGAATGATCATGATGTCCAGACAGAGGCTCAGCTGACCAGCGATGGTGACCAGCCCGCTGTTGCTGATGCTGACGATGTGGTTCCTGCAGATGGACTGAGTGTCTTTGGAGTTGGGGTCTGTCACCAGGGGACGGATGCCACTCCACGCCGCCAACACATCTCCTCTGCGAACTGCAGACATTTTGTTTGATGTTTCAGAATTACAGAGAACATCCATCATAAATGTGGATTAtcaggaagaaataaaaaataaactagatcGTTATGACATACAGGGACTCCTTTACCTTCTACATCGGGGCTGAGATAGTTGCGGACTTCGTTCAGGATAAAGTTGATGTCCTCCTCCCCTGGGATTGGGTGGGCTGTCACACTGGTGGGGCTGTCAGTGGTTCCAGCTATGGTCATCTTTTCCCAGGGCAGGAAGAAGATGACGCGCCCGTCGCTCGTGGCCGGATCGAGGAGACCCATGTTGTCAGGACTGAAGAAGAgaggttttattgttgtttgtggaagtcaaatcagagaaaaaaaaggggacaACAGGGTTAAAAGGAAAAGATGGGGATGGGTGGGAGAAGCAAGTAAGGGAAAAGCAgatatggaggaggaggatgatgaggcGGGGGTTGTGAGGGCAGATAGCGGGCAAGAAGAAGacaagaaaggaggaggaggaaaattAGGTGGTTGGCATTTGTGTTCAAAGGGCTCCCACTCCCTCGGGTTTCACTCAATAAGCTTAGCTGAACTTTAAAACCTCCGACTTCAACAAAACCACTCTTCTGCTCTGCTGTATCTTAACCCGAGAAGATTGTCCCGCATTGTAAGCGAAGGTCAGACCATACTTTAGCTAGCTTAGAATTTACacacagaaataagaaaacactGGTAAATACGGACAAGTTAATGCATATGAAATATCAGGCAAGGAATCAGTGTTTTACTGATCGTTCGGCTGGATCAGGAAGTACCTGTAATAACCTGGGATGACGATGTGAACACCGGCGCTGGGCTGGCAGATGTTCATTGTTTCCTGGTTGTCCATCTTCCTCAGAGAGTCTGTGAAGGGTCCGGTGGCATTGATGACACACTTGGCCTTCACGTCAAATTCCTGCCctgaaaaaaaggattttatctTATTAACATAATCACCATACCTTCTCGAATTGAACTCAGAAAGTCCTTCTTTCTACTAGCATCCCTCACCTGTGGTGACATCCTTGCAGCGGGCGCCACACACCTTCTCCTTGCCGGTTTGAGGGTCTTTTGCCTTCAACAGGTGGACCACCTCGGTGTAGTTGGAGACGGCTGCACCGTAGCGGGCGGCAGAGAGGGCGATGGCCAGGTTCATACGGGCGTCATTGTGCTGCCCTGAGGCAGAAAGATAAGAAGAAACATGGCGTTTCTAACAAGTACAGGAGGACAATGAACTCCACTGACTGATCACCAGGATTTAACAagacttaaaatattttattttattttttttgctgattttaGGAAAAACCTATAGTGCAGAGATAAGCTCAGACTTGAGAAAACGTTGCGTTTTCAGTATTTGTTACCATTTTATAATTAAACACAGCCATACACAGACAGAGTTGACACATTAGCTGCAGCAATGCCTCAAACCAGAGGTTAAAAACATCATTTACTTTAACAGGAACATAAATAGTTGACCACAGATTACAGCATTTAtgatttgtatttattgttttaggTATGTCTGACTCATGTTTCTAGCAGCATTAAACTATTATAATGAGTCGTTTTATGGCTTTTC
This DNA window, taken from Melanotaenia boesemani isolate fMelBoe1 chromosome 24, fMelBoe1.pri, whole genome shotgun sequence, encodes the following:
- the gpd2 gene encoding glycerol-3-phosphate dehydrogenase, mitochondrial isoform X1: MAFRKAMRRAAIIGGGAVAAAFGLSQLMEYKKVQPGLTRLAHVAAEAELKVPYADELPSRKAQLEALRDTEEFDVLVVGGGATGAGCALDAVTRNLKTALVERNDFSSGTSSRSTKLIHGGVRYLQKAIMQLDYEQYMMVKEALHERANLLEIAPHLSAPLPIMLPVYKWWQLPYYWAGIKMYDLVAGIQCLKSSYVLSKSKALELFPMLKKDKLVGAIVYYDGQHNDARMNLAIALSAARYGAAVSNYTEVVHLLKAKDPQTGKEKVCGARCKDVTTGQEFDVKAKCVINATGPFTDSLRKMDNQETMNICQPSAGVHIVIPGYYSPDNMGLLDPATSDGRVIFFLPWEKMTIAGTTDSPTSVTAHPIPGEEDINFILNEVRNYLSPDVEVRRGDVLAAWSGIRPLVTDPNSKDTQSICRNHIVSISNSGLVTIAGGKWTTYRSMAEETLDAAIKAHGLTAEPCRTVGLMLEGAKGWTPTLYIRLVQDYGLENEVAQHLAATYGGKAFDVAKMAKVTGQRWPIVGKRLVSEFPYIEAEIQYAIKEYACTAIDVIARRTRLGFLNVQAADEALPRIVHIMGKELDWSQEKRTEELEAAKKFLYHEMGYRSRSEQLTKTSEINLDYQEVVRYKKRFHKFDKESKGFITTVDVQRVLESINVQIDENALHEILNEVDLNKNGQVEIDEFLQLMSAVKKGQVSDSRLAILMKTAEETLEERGPVTVDRSGGGV
- the gpd2 gene encoding glycerol-3-phosphate dehydrogenase, mitochondrial isoform X2; translation: MAFRKAMRRAAIIGGGAVAAAFGLSQLMEYKKVQTRLAHVAAEAELKVPYADELPSRKAQLEALRDTEEFDVLVVGGGATGAGCALDAVTRNLKTALVERNDFSSGTSSRSTKLIHGGVRYLQKAIMQLDYEQYMMVKEALHERANLLEIAPHLSAPLPIMLPVYKWWQLPYYWAGIKMYDLVAGIQCLKSSYVLSKSKALELFPMLKKDKLVGAIVYYDGQHNDARMNLAIALSAARYGAAVSNYTEVVHLLKAKDPQTGKEKVCGARCKDVTTGQEFDVKAKCVINATGPFTDSLRKMDNQETMNICQPSAGVHIVIPGYYSPDNMGLLDPATSDGRVIFFLPWEKMTIAGTTDSPTSVTAHPIPGEEDINFILNEVRNYLSPDVEVRRGDVLAAWSGIRPLVTDPNSKDTQSICRNHIVSISNSGLVTIAGGKWTTYRSMAEETLDAAIKAHGLTAEPCRTVGLMLEGAKGWTPTLYIRLVQDYGLENEVAQHLAATYGGKAFDVAKMAKVTGQRWPIVGKRLVSEFPYIEAEIQYAIKEYACTAIDVIARRTRLGFLNVQAADEALPRIVHIMGKELDWSQEKRTEELEAAKKFLYHEMGYRSRSEQLTKTSEINLDYQEVVRYKKRFHKFDKESKGFITTVDVQRVLESINVQIDENALHEILNEVDLNKNGQVEIDEFLQLMSAVKKGQVSDSRLAILMKTAEETLEERGPVTVDRSGGGV